A stretch of Henckelia pumila isolate YLH828 chromosome 4, ASM3356847v2, whole genome shotgun sequence DNA encodes these proteins:
- the LOC140864909 gene encoding cytochrome c oxidase subunit 5b-1, mitochondrial, producing the protein MWRRLSLQLRTLAPILSAPKSARFAVGSSAAPENLRRLFPIFSRHFSADSGDVSATKSVEDVMPIATGHEREELQASLKGQDVLEINYPSGPFGTKEEPAVIKSYYDKRIVGCPGVEGEDEHDVVWFWLEKGKPHECPVCSQYFVLEVVGPGGPPDGHGDDEDDHHH; encoded by the exons ATGTGGAGAAGACTCTCGTTGCAGCTCCGAACTCTCGCCCCGATCCTATCCGCTCCCAAATCCGCCCGATTCGCCGTTGGATCTTCCGCAGCTCCGGAGAATCTCCGCCGTTTATTCCCCATCTTCTCACGCCATTTCAGCGCCGATTCTG GGGATGTGAGTGCGACGAAAAGTGTGGAGGATGTAATGCCAATTGCTACTGGTCATGAGCGTGAGGAGCTCCAAGCGTCTCTTAAA GGACAGGATGTTCTTGAAATAAATTACCCATCTGGTCCATTCGGAACAAAG GAAGAGCCTGCTGTGATTAAGTCTTACTATGACAAAAGAATTGTGGGGTGCCCTGGAGTAGAGGGAG AGGACGAGCATGATGTTGTTTGGTTCTGGCTAGAGAAGGGCAAACCACATGAATGCCCAGTATGCTCACAGTACTTTGTG TTAGAAGTGGTTGGCCCAGGCGGACCACCCGATGGACATGGAGACGATGAAGATGATCATCACCATTGA
- the LOC140859857 gene encoding uncharacterized protein, with translation MSYSNSSVGSGSRTARKTFEFGRTYVVRPKGKHQATIIWLHGLGDNGSSWSQQLENLPLPNIKWICPTAPTRPVAILGGFPCTAWFDVGELSEDGPDDFEGLDASAAHIANLLSTEPADIKLGIGGFSMGAATALYSATCFAQGTYGNGSPYPVNLRAVVGLSGWLPCARIVRHKIEGSHEAARRASYLPILLSHGLCDEVVPHKYGERSYHTLSQAGFRNLAFKSYDGIGHYTVPKEMDEVSNWLHTRLGL, from the exons ATGAGCTATTCGAATTCATCGGTGGGCTCTG GAAGCAGAACAGCAAGAAAAACATTTGAATTTGGGAGGACATATGTGGTTAGGCCTAAAGGAAAACACCAAGCTACCATAATCTGGCTGCATGGCCTTGGTGACAATGGTTCCAG TTGGTCACAACAATTGGAGAACCTTCCCCTCCCGAAT ATAAAATGGATATGCCCTACAGCCCCGACTCGCCCTGTGGCTATACTTGGGGGATTTCCTTGTACTGCAT GGTTTGATGTGGGAGAGCTTTCTGAAGATGGTCCAGATGATTTTGAAGGTTTAGATGCTTCAGCAGCACATATTGCTAACTTGTTGTCTACAGAGCCTGCTGACA TTAAACTTGGTATTGGAGGCTTTAGTATGGGTGCTGCAACTGCTCTCTATTCTGCCACTTGTTTCGCTCAGGGAACATATGGAAATGGCAGCCCATACCCGGTTAACCTGAGGGCTGTTGTTGGTCTGAGCGGTTGGCTTCCCTGTGCTAG GATTGTGAGACATAAGATTGAGGGGTCCCATGAAGCCGCAAGACGTGCTTCATATCTGCCAATATTGCTCTCCCATGGACTTT GTGACGAAGTGGTTCCTCACAAATATGGAGAGAGGTCCTATCATACATTAAGCCAAGCTGGATTTCGAAATCTAGCATTTAAATCATATGATGG GATCGGTCATTATACTGTGCCTAAGGAGATGGACGAGGTCAGCAATTGGTTACATACAAGGTTGGGACTTTAG